ATGAAATTCCTGTTCATCATGTCTTCCAAAATCAAACCATCGGATGCCTGGAGGATCTCTTTTAGGGAAACTATTCCGAGCAATACTCCGTTATGGTCTGTGACGTAGACATACCCGATTGAGGCAAATTGCTTTGCCTTTTGCTTGAGTGTCAGTCTTACTGCACCGACGGTGTCATTTGGGCGGAATGACAAAAAATTCCTAGTTATCTTTGAATCAATTAGGCTGTGCTGGTCGTCTATCAACTTGTATCCTCATTTTGTGATTGCCGCCCTGCTGCAATCTGATGGGGCCATTTTTTTAGATGATGTGCTTGCCGCTCTGCTTGGTGGCAATGTCAAATGCGTCTTCTACATTTGTTATGAATATCTTGCCGTCGCCTGCATTGCCAGTGTTTGCAGTATCCATTATGGTCCTGACAATAGAGTCGACCTTTTGATCATCTGCTACTATGATTACAAATGCGAGCTTGTTAAACGGGGCCATGAACTTGGCAGTTCCTCTCGAACCTCCAAGCATCGGTCTTTCACCTGCACCAATTCCCTGCGCCTGCACTGTTGTAACTCCCACAACTCCGCTGGCCCTAAGCTCGTCTACTACTAGTCCGAGCTTGTCTTCTTGAATGATTGCCTCGATTCTCTTCATGCTGGAGGATGGGCGCGTTGATTTAAAACACCAGTTGTTGATTATCAGGTGCGAATCTGATTGTCGTGATCCTTCCTAGGTACATTAGGCAAAGTTTCACTGCATACGTGCATAATTTGCCACTAAAGATTGCAATATATGGCGCACCGCACATATCATACCGCCTACACCAAATGCAAAACAAGACATGTCCTCAAAACTGCGCCAGTGGCAGAATCATCACTGATGGAAACACGGGGGAGATACTGTGCTCCGGATGCGGCCTGGTGCTGCTCGAGAAGATAGAGTCCACAGGACCTGAAAGACACAACAGCCACGAAGACTATGCCGATAAGAGCAGGACTGGGGGAAAGACCAGCCTTGCGCTAGACGACATGGGGCTGTCCACCATAATTGGCAGCAAGAACGAGGACTCGACAGGAAAATTCCTGTCAAGCGACATGAAAAACACGTTCCGCAGGCTGCGAATCTGGGACAGCAGGAGCAAGTCAAGGTCCTCTGATAGGAGCCTGAGATCCGCATTTGTACTTCTAAACACGCTCAAAGGAAAGCTCACCATACCTGACACCGTAATCGAGGACACCGCGTACCTTTACAGAAAGGCGCTTGCAAAAAAGCTCACGCGTGGCGGAAGTATCTCATCTCTGATTTCAGCCGCATTGTATCTGTCGTGCAAAAAGGCAAACGTGCCAAGAACGCTCAACGAGGTGTCTGAGGCATCAAATGTGAACATAAAGAATCTCTCAAGAAACGTCCGCATGTTGATTGAGAACTTTGATCTGAGCGTGACGTCGTATGATTCGTCTGATTTTGTATCAAGGATAGCAAACTCGCTTGGAGTGAGCGAGAGGACCAAGAGGGGAGCACTGGACCTGCTGCATGACGCAAAAAGGCAGGGGCTTGCGGAGGGAAAGAACCCAGTCGCAATGGCTGCAACATCGATTTACCTTTCGTGCTTGATAAACAAGGAAACCCACAGCCAAAGAAAGATAGCATCCGTTTCTGGAATTAGCGAGGTTACGGTCCGAAACAGGGCAAAGAATCTGGTGCAACAGCTGACCGTATTGAAGAATCTTCAGAATATCGTCGGCTGATAAACTCATCTTCGATAATTGTGGGAAGGGTTAAAACTCGTGTGCCGTATCTGGCTGATGTTACATAATGAAAGATGATAAATTCTGTCACTGCGGCTCATGCGGCCACGAACAGGTAAGCGAATGTTACACAAAACAGTGCACATGCTGCCTGCCGGACCACCAGGGCGCATTTGCCAAAAACAGATAGTCACATAGGCAATCTATTGCGTCTGTCCTGACTCTGGTTTTATTGGCAGCCTGATTCTAAACGTGGTGCCGACACCGATCTTTGTCTCTACGTCTATCTTGCCGCCGTGCTGCTCCACTATCGTCTTGCAGCTGGGAAGCCCAAGCCCGGTTCCAATCTGCCTAGTCGTAAACAGCGGATCAAATATCCTTGGAAGCAGGTTCTCCGGGATGCCTGGCCCTGCGTCCTCTATCTCGATTATGGCATCATTCTTGGCAGCAAGGGTGCGAATCTTGATTCCTCCCTTTCCGCCCATTGCCTGAATTGCGTTTGAGATTAGGTTGACTAGGACGATCTCCATCTTTTCATAATCGCATACGAGTTCAAAGTCGGCAGGCGAGGTATCTATTGTGATCTCGTCTGGCACTGTGATCCTGCTTATGGAATTTTGTATTATCTTGCGCACTGATCTACTCTCAAGGTGTAGCGGCTTTGGCTTTACGAAATCCAGGACGTTGTCCACAAGGTGTACCATGCGGATGGTTGCCTTGTTTATCTTCTCAAAGTCGCCCTCGGACTTTGCAAACACCTCGGGGTTCTTGAGTCGTATGAGCTCCAGGGAGTTTTTGATTATCGATAACGGGTTCCTAAGGTCGTGCGAGATCCGCGCTGCAAGCTCGCCTATCGCCTTCAGATGCTCGGTCTTTGCCATCTCGTCCGTCCTTATCTGGTCTGTCTCGATTATGCTGTCGCATACGGTGTCGTATTTTTTGTGGTGGTTGATTATTGCGTCCCTGCTTGGGGCCTCGCAGACGCAGTACAGGACGTCGTCGCTTTCACTAAAAAGCATCTGATGCACCTTGACTCCAAACTCGTCCTCTGCCTCAAACGCTGCCTTTTCCAACTCATCTTTTGTGTGCTCGCCCAGCCTGTGCGAGTCGACAAATATTGGCATCGATTACCTCATTTTGCCGCAACTAAATAATCTTGTTCAAATTATCAACACGGCTCTTGTGCTGTCATCCGAACTCTAGGCAGCGCTCGCACTCGCAGCTTGGGACCTGCTTTGATTTTGCAAGGCACTTGCTGTGCGCCCCTGCCTGGCACTGCACGCAAATCTGCTCTATGTTGTCGACGCTTGTGTATTTTTTTGACTGATCAAAACCGAAACCTCCGTCCTTTGGTCCCACCATGATATTCTGGTCTGCGGCGCGGTATTTTAGCTGATGCCTGCCCTTACTGCATCGTATAGTTCCTTTTTGTGGCCCTCAATCACTGCGCGCAGCTCAAACGGGTCGGAGTACGTTCCAAGCGATGCCTTTGTGGCCTTGAGGAGGTACCTCATCATGCCCTCCTCTATCCTGCCTACAAAGTATCCGTACAAAAAATCTGCCTCGCTTTCGCACTTCCATATCTGGCCGGACCTTAGGTGCGACTGTCTTATCTCGCCTGGAATCTCTGCGATTCGGCGCCTGATGTACTCGTCAAGCGACCTTCTAATGGAGGAGTCCTGGAACATTGATCAGAGTGCCGCCCTCAGATATTTGATTATTGGGGCTCGTCGTCGTCCGATTTTTTAGAGTTCCACATTCTTGCCGTTCCGCGAAGCATGAAAAACCCGACGGTTATGGTAACTATGCCTACTATAACAAACACAAACGCCTTTCCGATTGCCCTAATTGACATTACTGCATCCCCATGCAGACTACCTGGCCGTGTCCTGTTATGCGGTACGCCTCTTCTAGTGCGTCCCTCCCCTCGCCGGTGTATACGTCTAGGTGCCTGCCTGTTATGGCAGTGCCGGTGTCTGATCCAGTGAACGTGACGTCCATCCACGGGGATGGGAGGCTTGGTATTATGATATTAGAGTTTGCGGGAATTATGCTCTGGTCTACTGCTACTGCGTTTATCTCTAGCTTGTTTCCATGCGCATCAAGTGCGTACTCGCTCAGATGGAACGAGCCGTCGTACCACCCAAGGTACTCGCCTGACACTGCCTGGCCCCACCCCTCTGTCTTGATCTCCTCTACAAAGTCCTCTCGGAACTTGTAGTCTACTCCGTCTATTGTAACTGTCACCATCCTTCCGGAGTGGTCTGTCTCGTGTGGGGTATAGTATCCTGTAATGTACCATCCGGAACTGCACTGAGATAATTTTGATCGGTCGTAGCCTGCGATCTCATAATATGTAAGAACAAAATCCGTGATTGCATCCGCATCTGTGTTGCGAAGCTTTACGACGTTTATCTTTTCAAGGTATTCCAATGCATGCTCAAACTCTTGTGGTGTGACCTGGTCGTCCTTTACGTACTGGTACGTGTCTGCCACCCAACTTGGAACGGCAATCTCGTCGGCATGCGCAACGCCCAACAGCAGCACCATTGCCAGGGCCGATAATACCAGTGCGTTCAATACGGGAATTACCACTCCATGCGAATAAAAACAAATGCGGCGCGTGCGCAAATTTCGCCTAGCACGAGCTGCTCCTTTTTAATAATTGGGAGGAATCCCTGATTGAAGTTGAGCCTATCGCCCCCGAAGACAAAAGCCAATTCGTGCCTATTTTGCGGAGAGATTCTTAGGACTCCCTCAAAATGCCGGTACTGCGGATTTAGGTTCTGTGAGGACCACATGTCCACAGACAGTCACCAGTGCGGCAAGACAAGATACGCCGAGTACGTGCGAAAGACCAGCGCCGACTCTGTGCCAAACCTGGCGACTGGAAACTTTGTGGTTGTTTGCGACACCTGCGGATACCGATCGGCAAAGGGTACCCTGATAGAGTTCGCAGGCGAGGAGCTCGTCCAGCACATGCAAATTGTCGGATGTACAAGCAACACATTCCTCGAGGAGGTAGGCCGTTCACTTCAATTCAACACCCAGTCCGTTACGGTTCCATCAGGCGAGCCGAGTCTGGTGGTGGAAAAAACACAGCCTGGCACCGAGTCCAATGAGAGCATAGTGGACCAGCTTGGCAAGCTTGCGGCACTCAAGGAAAACGGTGTTCTATCAAATGACGAGTTTTTGTTCATCAAAAAGGAACTCCTGAAGCGACTAAGGTAATAGTGCGGACTCCCCCGGGTCCGCTAAACTTCTTTCAAAAACTGTTCCAGTGAAATTCCATCTTGATCTAAATTGATTTCAAAGTCGTCGGTTTTATTGGATCGTGCCTTGGAACAGGAATTATATTTCCAGAGGAATCTTTTAGAATCATATGGCTTCCACGCTGTCTATCTAAAATATAGCCAAATTTCGTTAAAACCTTTAGAACTTCACGCTAGTTGTGGTTTCTTTAACTCATGTTGGGATGGTTACAACTATTTTCTCATCTGGGGGGCAATCTTTTTCGATTGATTCTAGGACTAACTGGATCACTTCTTTCATGTTTGCCATCAGCTCCTCTAGAGTTTCGCCTTCACTTATTGCCGCAGGAAGCTCAAGACATCGCCCAGAATATCCTCCTGTCGGGTCTTTTGTAGCTCGAACGGTAAATTTTCGTTCTTCTCCCATGAAGTAGTTTAGCTTGTTTGCCATATGAAATTAGGTAACAAAAAATCTGAAAATTATAATGACGCAAGTAAATTTTTATCTTCATCCCACCGGGCCACCTAAAATTTCCTCTAGAACAAAGAAACCTTTAATGTAAAGTTAGGCGCAATCAAAGCAATGACCGCATCGCAAACAGAATTAAACAAACTGGAAAAAAAGGTGGAACTGTTGTCCAAGGCTATGCACTTGCTATTATTCGAAGAAAAAGAGGTATTATCAAAAAAAGAGTCTAAAGAAATAGGGAAAAGACTAGATGCTTACCTCAAAGGCAAGAAAAACGAATTTGTTGATCTGGAAGATGTAACTATTGCTGACAGTAAAAATACACAAAAGCGCACTAAAAGAGCTTAATTCTTTACCTGCATCAATCAAAAACAAGGTTCTGAATGCTTGTAAATCGATGGCAAACGATCCTTTTGAAGGCGATGTAAAACCTCTTGCTGGGGTTTCTGGAGTGTTTAGAAAGCGTGTTGGAGATTACAGAATTGCATTTAGCGTCAATTTTGCAGAAAATGAGGTGTTGATCATTAAGGTGGGAAAGAGAGGAAAGTTTTATGGGAATCTATGATCAAATTCAATACGCCTCTGACTATTTAGTTTGCCATATGAAATTAGGTAACAAAAAATCTGAAAATCATGATGGCGCAAGTAAATTTTACTCTTGTCCAATTCGGCCCACAGCGGAAACCGAATTTGGTTCAATACTGTCGAGTATACACCGGATCGCCTTCACTGTGGGTGCAAGTCTCTTTTTATGGTGAATATGTGATGAATAAATCACTGCAGGCTAATTGTGTACTATTCTTTTTATACGTCTGACGGACATTGTATTGTAGATGCAACATTCTACATCTGCAGTATCAAAAACATATCAAGTAGTTTTAGACAAGGATGAAGATGGCATGATCTTTGCAAGGTGTGATGAACTTCATGCAAACGCTGAGGGTAAGACCGAAGCGGAAGCAAAAACCAACATCAAAGAATCAATCGAATTGATGGTGGAACACTTGAACAAGGACAAAAGTTTTAGTCTTAAATTCATCTGCAAGTATTAATGAGTAAGATTCCCCGAGTCTCGGGAAATCATCTGATAAAGTATCTTGTTAATAAAAAAGGATTTCAAATATCTCACAGAAAAGGAAGCCACGTATCTTTACACAATGAGAATAAACACAAATTCACGTCAGTACCATCAAAAAATGATGACCTTGGAACCGGTCTAATGTTACAAATTCTATCTGATTGTGGAATAAATAGAGAAGAATTTATTTCCGATTACCAAAGTGGACTTTTAAAATGAATGTCGCAAACGCGTATCATAACTCCAATTTAATCAAAAATTACACAGCAAGTAAATTTTACTCTTGTCTCATTTGATCCACAGCAGAAACTGAATCTAGTTCAATATTGTCGAGTATTCCTCGGGCCCGCAGATTTTCTTTAAAAAGAAAAATTCGGACTCAGATTCACTACAACTGTTTTCATGAAGAGTTTTCACCTGAGAGAAATTATCTGTAATGTGATTCTAGTCTGATTCCTGCTTTGTAATTTCGTCCAACTTCTTTTTTGCCTCGTGGTGCTCTGCTCGTTCCCTTTGCAGCGCCACCTTGACGATTTCAAGCTCCTTCTGGGTCGCAAGAAGCTTGCTATTCAATGATGATACAACTGAGCTTGCGGCTGCCACCACATTCTTTGATGCGGCCCTTTCTCCAACGTTTGACATCTGCTCCTCTATGAACTTGAGCTCTTTTTTTGCCACCTCGATCTCCTTTCTTCTGGATTCGGCCTCTTTTTCGACCGACTCGTACTCGGATTTTATATCTGCTATCTGCCTGCGGACCTCTTCCAACTCGGCGTTTGCCTTGATGAGTGATTGGCTTGTTGACTCTTGCGCCTTTCTGCTCTCCTCGTAAGAGTTTTGCACCACCTGCAGCTGTATCTTTGCCTCTTCAGTCTCTTTCTTGATTGACAGGTATTCCTTTCTTGCCACGTCCACGTCTGATCTTGCCTTGGCAATCTCATTTAGGGAGAATTTTTTGTCCTCGAACTCCTTTCTGACCGCATCTAGCTCAATTTTTGCTGCTGCAATCTGCTGTATTAGTCCCTGGTGCTTTTGCCTTAGGTCGTCAATCTCGGTCCTTCTGTCATTGATCTCTTTTTTTGTGGACATCAGATTTCCGACCACCTGGTCGTACTCCTCTTTGACCTTGCCTAGCTTTTCTACTACAGAGTCAAGATGTTCGGTTTTTGATTTTAATTCCGCCCTGAGAAACTCGAGCTCGTTTTCGACCTGCTCCCTTTGTATCTCCTCTGGGCTCTTTACATGCACTGCAGGCTCTGCCTCTATCTCAGGCTTTGCGGGTTCTTCGACCTCCTTTTTGCGCTTAAAGAGTCCCATGGTGTACCATCACAGTAGATAAAATCCTGATATTTAGACTCATTTCCTCACAAATCTCAGGTAGAACCCAAGCCCGCCGATTGCAAACCCGAGCACTATTGTGGCAAGGCCGTACTCTATTTTGTCTGCAAACCACGTCGGAGCCACCATGAACAAGAGCGCGCCAAATATTATCAAAAAGTACGCGCCGCTCTTTCTTGGTTTGTTGTGCTCGTTGTGGGCCATCTTAGATGTGTTTTGAAATCGTTTGCGCTACCTTCTTTGGGCCGATGTCTGTGATGAACGGGCCTATCTTTGGTCCGCGCGTCGCCCCGAGTATTATCTTATACAGCGCCATGAAAAAGTCCTTTGGCGCGACATTGTTTTCCTTGGCAATGTTGTAAATGGTATTCTGAAGGTCTTCTGGTTCATTGTCTGCTGACAGGATGTCGACTAGTTTTCTCAATGCGGTCTTTACCGAATCGTCAATCTGTATCTCGCCTGTCTCCTGCTCCTCAAAGTCGTCCGCATAGTTTCCTGCAAGTGTTATGAGTTCCTCAATGTGCGGCTCTGGGTTTTTTATTGCGCCGTACTCGACCATCTTTTTGATCACCTTGCTTGTTCGGTCGTCCTTGTATATGCGGCACAGCTCAATTAGCAGCCTAAAGTTGACGTGAGTGGGAGCTGCCTTTGGCGGGTTTAGCAGGTTTACGTACTCGTATATCCCCTTGGACTTGACAAGCTTTGCCTCGTTGTCGAGTTTTATCTTGCCAAAGTAAATGTCCTCCAGCTCGTTGTACTCGTCCATCAGCGCAGGTATGTCCTCAAATCCGAGCTCGCGCGCCCCGCTGATTCTCTTGTATAGTAAAAGCAGCATGGACTTTGGCGTCCCGTACCTGAACCATTTCTGCGACGTGACGACGTTTCCTGCGGATTTTGAGATCTTTTTTCCGCCCTTGTCCAGAAACATCTCGTACTTTACGTGGTGCGGATGCGGGTGCTTTAGGATCTCGTCGGAGACCCAGTCGTTTACCTTTACGGAATCCATGATGTCCTTTCCGTACGCCTCAAATCTGATGTCAAATGCGTGCCACCTTGCGGCAAACTCTACCTTCCATGCGAGCTTTCCGAGGTCCTTTGTGATGTCCGCCTCCCCCTCGTGCCCGCAGCCCTTTAGCATCCTGCTGCCGATCTCAGTGTCGACGCACCTGTACTTTACCACCATCCTATCGGAATCGTACTCGTACGACTGGGCCGTGTACAGCCTGCTGCACTTTGCGCACACCGGATAGTATGGGAGGAATTTTTGGTACTTTTCCTGTCCAACCATCTCCTCAATCTGCCTGCCGATTCTCTCGGAGTTTGTGAGTATGGTGTGTATCTGGTTTTTTAGCAGTCCTTGCTGGTACGTATCGCGCGCCCTCTGGAACTTGTACTTTATTCCAAGCTTGTCAAGGCCGTCA
Above is a window of Candidatus Nitrosotenuis cloacae DNA encoding:
- a CDS encoding type II toxin-antitoxin system HicB family antitoxin, whose product is MQHSTSAVSKTYQVVLDKDEDGMIFARCDELHANAEGKTEAEAKTNIKESIELMVEHLNKDKSFSLKFICKY
- a CDS encoding type II toxin-antitoxin system RelE family toxin, with translation MLTVKIHKSALKELNSLPASIKNKVLNACKSMANDPFEGDVKPLAGVSGVFRKRVGDYRIAFSVNFAENEVLIIKVGKRGKFYGNL
- a CDS encoding type II toxin-antitoxin system HicB family antitoxin, with the protein product MANKLNYFMGEERKFTVRATKDPTGGYSGRCLELPAAISEGETLEELMANMKEVIQLVLESIEKDCPPDEKIVVTIPT
- the lysS gene encoding lysine--tRNA ligase — its product is MSEDDERIIIGRGTWIDKLASEMVEREKQLGRDTSLLKVESGLGASGIPHIGSLGDAVRAFGVKLALEDMGYKSELIAYSDDLDGLRKIPEGLPSWLEEHIGKPVSLIPDPFGTHESYGMHMSSILLDGLDKLGIKYKFQRARDTYQQGLLKNQIHTILTNSERIGRQIEEMVGQEKYQKFLPYYPVCAKCSRLYTAQSYEYDSDRMVVKYRCVDTEIGSRMLKGCGHEGEADITKDLGKLAWKVEFAARWHAFDIRFEAYGKDIMDSVKVNDWVSDEILKHPHPHHVKYEMFLDKGGKKISKSAGNVVTSQKWFRYGTPKSMLLLLYKRISGARELGFEDIPALMDEYNELEDIYFGKIKLDNEAKLVKSKGIYEYVNLLNPPKAAPTHVNFRLLIELCRIYKDDRTSKVIKKMVEYGAIKNPEPHIEELITLAGNYADDFEEQETGEIQIDDSVKTALRKLVDILSADNEPEDLQNTIYNIAKENNVAPKDFFMALYKIILGATRGPKIGPFITDIGPKKVAQTISKHI
- a CDS encoding nickel-binding protein, with amino-acid sequence MPIFVDSHRLGEHTKDELEKAAFEAEDEFGVKVHQMLFSESDDVLYCVCEAPSRDAIINHHKKYDTVCDSIIETDQIRTDEMAKTEHLKAIGELAARISHDLRNPLSIIKNSLELIRLKNPEVFAKSEGDFEKINKATIRMVHLVDNVLDFVKPKPLHLESRSVRKIIQNSISRITVPDEITIDTSPADFELVCDYEKMEIVLVNLISNAIQAMGGKGGIKIRTLAAKNDAIIEIEDAGPGIPENLLPRIFDPLFTTRQIGTGLGLPSCKTIVEQHGGKIDVETKIGVGTTFRIRLPIKPESGQTQ
- a CDS encoding 3D domain-containing protein, which codes for MNALVLSALAMVLLLGVAHADEIAVPSWVADTYQYVKDDQVTPQEFEHALEYLEKINVVKLRNTDADAITDFVLTYYEIAGYDRSKLSQCSSGWYITGYYTPHETDHSGRMVTVTIDGVDYKFREDFVEEIKTEGWGQAVSGEYLGWYDGSFHLSEYALDAHGNKLEINAVAVDQSIIPANSNIIIPSLPSPWMDVTFTGSDTGTAITGRHLDVYTGEGRDALEEAYRITGHGQVVCMGMQ
- a CDS encoding P-II family nitrogen regulator codes for the protein MKRIEAIIQEDKLGLVVDELRASGVVGVTTVQAQGIGAGERPMLGGSRGTAKFMAPFNKLAFVIIVADDQKVDSIVRTIMDTANTGNAGDGKIFITNVEDAFDIATKQSGKHII
- a CDS encoding transcription initiation factor IIB, with protein sequence MPLKIAIYGAPHISYRLHQMQNKTCPQNCASGRIITDGNTGEILCSGCGLVLLEKIESTGPERHNSHEDYADKSRTGGKTSLALDDMGLSTIIGSKNEDSTGKFLSSDMKNTFRRLRIWDSRSKSRSSDRSLRSAFVLLNTLKGKLTIPDTVIEDTAYLYRKALAKKLTRGGSISSLISAALYLSCKKANVPRTLNEVSEASNVNIKNLSRNVRMLIENFDLSVTSYDSSDFVSRIANSLGVSERTKRGALDLLHDAKRQGLAEGKNPVAMAATSIYLSCLINKETHSQRKIASVSGISEVTVRNRAKNLVQQLTVLKNLQNIVG
- a CDS encoding type II toxin-antitoxin system HicA family toxin, with the protein product MSKIPRVSGNHLIKYLVNKKGFQISHRKGSHVSLHNENKHKFTSVPSKNDDLGTGLMLQILSDCGINREEFISDYQSGLLK
- a CDS encoding AN1-type zinc finger domain-containing protein, whose amino-acid sequence is MKLSLSPPKTKANSCLFCGEILRTPSKCRYCGFRFCEDHMSTDSHQCGKTRYAEYVRKTSADSVPNLATGNFVVVCDTCGYRSAKGTLIEFAGEELVQHMQIVGCTSNTFLEEVGRSLQFNTQSVTVPSGEPSLVVEKTQPGTESNESIVDQLGKLAALKENGVLSNDEFLFIKKELLKRLR